One window of the Xiphophorus hellerii strain 12219 chromosome 15, Xiphophorus_hellerii-4.1, whole genome shotgun sequence genome contains the following:
- the LOC116734537 gene encoding protein FAM177A1-like isoform X1: protein MADVSLYLANVNVSLGRAMDSGQGQSPNPGREFESVELGELGQRTEPKEKAPRRVIHFSSGETMEEYSTDEEEAEDPEAERKDLLSPPVDAVRSKMTWGPYFWFHMWRAATSTISACDYLGERMASLFGITSAKYQYAIDEYNRIKKEKEEEAEENRLSEEAERTFDQLESQEAKGEPIASADAQEEKAAAASARPDANRQPENESPVGPNTITVPVVVTAT, encoded by the exons ATGGCTGATGTTTCTCTGTATCTCGCCAATGTTAACGTGTCTTTAGGACGGGCCATGGACTCGGGGCAG GGTCAGAGCCCGAATCCGGGGAGGGAGTTTGAGAGCGTTGAGCTGGGAGAGCTGGGCCAGAGGACGGAGCCGAAGGAGAAGGCTCCCCGCCGCGTCATCCACTTCTCCAGCGGGGAGACCATGGAGGAGTACAGCACCGACgaagaggaggcagaggaccCGGAGGCGGAGCGGAAGGACCTGCTGTCCCCTCCGGTCGATGCGGTGAGG TCCAAGATGACCTGGGGGCCTTACTTCTGGTTCCACATGTGGAGAGCTGCCACGTCCACCATTTCAG CCTGCGACTATCTTGGGGAGAGGATGGCATCCCTGTTCGGAATAACATCGGCAAAGTACCAGTACGCCATTGACGAATACAACAGGATAAAGAAAGAG aaagaggaggaggctgAGGAGAACCGACTGTCGGAAGAAGCGGAGCGGACCTTCGACCAGCTAGAGTCTCAGGAGGCGAAGGGCGAGCCAATCGCATCGGCGGACGCGCAGGAGGAGAAGGCGGCGGCGGCGTCCGCTCGCCCCGACGCGAACCGTCAGCCGGAGAACGAGAGTCCGGTGGGTCCGAACACGATCACCGTCCCGGTTGTCGTCACCGCGACCTAA
- the LOC116734537 gene encoding protein FAM177A1-like isoform X2: MADVSLYLANVNVSLGRAMDSGQGQSPNPGREFESVELGELGQRTEPKEKAPRRVIHFSSGETMEEYSTDEEEAEDPEAERKDLLSPPVDASKMTWGPYFWFHMWRAATSTISACDYLGERMASLFGITSAKYQYAIDEYNRIKKEKEEEAEENRLSEEAERTFDQLESQEAKGEPIASADAQEEKAAAASARPDANRQPENESPVGPNTITVPVVVTAT; this comes from the exons ATGGCTGATGTTTCTCTGTATCTCGCCAATGTTAACGTGTCTTTAGGACGGGCCATGGACTCGGGGCAG GGTCAGAGCCCGAATCCGGGGAGGGAGTTTGAGAGCGTTGAGCTGGGAGAGCTGGGCCAGAGGACGGAGCCGAAGGAGAAGGCTCCCCGCCGCGTCATCCACTTCTCCAGCGGGGAGACCATGGAGGAGTACAGCACCGACgaagaggaggcagaggaccCGGAGGCGGAGCGGAAGGACCTGCTGTCCCCTCCGGTCGATGCG TCCAAGATGACCTGGGGGCCTTACTTCTGGTTCCACATGTGGAGAGCTGCCACGTCCACCATTTCAG CCTGCGACTATCTTGGGGAGAGGATGGCATCCCTGTTCGGAATAACATCGGCAAAGTACCAGTACGCCATTGACGAATACAACAGGATAAAGAAAGAG aaagaggaggaggctgAGGAGAACCGACTGTCGGAAGAAGCGGAGCGGACCTTCGACCAGCTAGAGTCTCAGGAGGCGAAGGGCGAGCCAATCGCATCGGCGGACGCGCAGGAGGAGAAGGCGGCGGCGGCGTCCGCTCGCCCCGACGCGAACCGTCAGCCGGAGAACGAGAGTCCGGTGGGTCCGAACACGATCACCGTCCCGGTTGTCGTCACCGCGACCTAA